From a single Prionailurus bengalensis isolate Pbe53 chromosome A1, Fcat_Pben_1.1_paternal_pri, whole genome shotgun sequence genomic region:
- the GPX8 gene encoding probable glutathione peroxidase 8 isoform X2, producing the protein MEPLTAYPLRCSGPKAKVFAVLLSMVLCTVMLFLLQLKFLKPKINSFYAFEVKDAKGRTVSLEKFKGKVALVVNVASDCQLTDRNYLALQELHKEFGPFHFSVLAFPCNQFGESEPRPSKEVVSFARNNYGVTFPIFHKIKILGSEAEPAFRFLVDSSKKEPRWNFWKYLVNPEGQVVKTWRPEEPIEVIRPEIAALIRQMIIKKKEDL; encoded by the exons ATGGAGCCTCTTACAGCTTACCCGTTAAGATGTTCGGGGCCGAAAGCAAAGGTATTTGCAGTTTTACTGTCTATGGTTCTATGCACAGTAATGTTATTTCTTCTACAACTAAAATTCCTAAAACCTAAAATCAACAGCTTTTATGCCTTTGAAGTGAAAGATGCAAAAGGAAGAACGGTTTCTCTGGAAAAGTTTAAAGGCAAA GTTGCACTAGTTGTAAACGTGGCTAGTGACTGCCAACTCACAGACAGAAATTACTTAGCACTGCAGGAACTGCACAAAGAGTTTGGACCATTCCACTTCAGCGTCTTGGCTTTTCCGTGCAATCAGTTTGGAGAATCGGAGCCCCGCCCCAGCAAGGAAGTTGTATCTTTTGCAAGAAATAACTACGGCGTGACATTCCCCATCTTCCACAAGATTAAGATTCTAGGATCTGAAGCAGAACCTGCATTCAGATTTCTTGTTG ATTCTTCAAAGAAAGAACCAAGGTGGAATTTTTGGAAGTATCTGGTCAACCCTGAGGGTCAAGTTGTGAAAACCTGGAGGCCAGAGGAACCCATTGAAGTCATCAGGCCTGAGATAGCAGCTCTGATTAGACAAATgatcataaaaaagaaagaggacctATGA
- the GPX8 gene encoding probable glutathione peroxidase 8 isoform X1 has translation MEPLTAYPLRCSGPKAKVFAVLLSMVLCTVMLFLLQLKFLKPKINSFYAFEVKDAKGRTVSLEKFKGKEVALVVNVASDCQLTDRNYLALQELHKEFGPFHFSVLAFPCNQFGESEPRPSKEVVSFARNNYGVTFPIFHKIKILGSEAEPAFRFLVDSSKKEPRWNFWKYLVNPEGQVVKTWRPEEPIEVIRPEIAALIRQMIIKKKEDL, from the exons ATGGAGCCTCTTACAGCTTACCCGTTAAGATGTTCGGGGCCGAAAGCAAAGGTATTTGCAGTTTTACTGTCTATGGTTCTATGCACAGTAATGTTATTTCTTCTACAACTAAAATTCCTAAAACCTAAAATCAACAGCTTTTATGCCTTTGAAGTGAAAGATGCAAAAGGAAGAACGGTTTCTCTGGAAAAGTTTAAAGGCAAA GAGGTTGCACTAGTTGTAAACGTGGCTAGTGACTGCCAACTCACAGACAGAAATTACTTAGCACTGCAGGAACTGCACAAAGAGTTTGGACCATTCCACTTCAGCGTCTTGGCTTTTCCGTGCAATCAGTTTGGAGAATCGGAGCCCCGCCCCAGCAAGGAAGTTGTATCTTTTGCAAGAAATAACTACGGCGTGACATTCCCCATCTTCCACAAGATTAAGATTCTAGGATCTGAAGCAGAACCTGCATTCAGATTTCTTGTTG ATTCTTCAAAGAAAGAACCAAGGTGGAATTTTTGGAAGTATCTGGTCAACCCTGAGGGTCAAGTTGTGAAAACCTGGAGGCCAGAGGAACCCATTGAAGTCATCAGGCCTGAGATAGCAGCTCTGATTAGACAAATgatcataaaaaagaaagaggacctATGA
- the GPX8 gene encoding probable glutathione peroxidase 8 isoform X3, whose protein sequence is MEPLTAYPLRCSGPKAKVFAVLLSMVLCTVMLFLLQLKFLKPKINSFYAFEVKDAKGRTVSLEKFKGKILQRKNQGGIFGSIWSTLRVKL, encoded by the exons ATGGAGCCTCTTACAGCTTACCCGTTAAGATGTTCGGGGCCGAAAGCAAAGGTATTTGCAGTTTTACTGTCTATGGTTCTATGCACAGTAATGTTATTTCTTCTACAACTAAAATTCCTAAAACCTAAAATCAACAGCTTTTATGCCTTTGAAGTGAAAGATGCAAAAGGAAGAACGGTTTCTCTGGAAAAGTTTAAAGGCAAA ATTCTTCAAAGAAAGAACCAAGGTGGAATTTTTGGAAGTATCTGGTCAACCCTGAGGGTCAAGTTGTGA